ACCAGTTAATTGTGCGAACAAGTCAGCATTGGTGAATGTTGCTCCTTCACAAATATTCAATGTTCCACCGCCTCCGGCATTTGGTTGCGCTTGCTCTACAATGGTTACGATACTTTCATCATCTACTGTACAAGGTGATGTTGCTGATACTGTATACGTATGGGTACCATCTCCATTATCAACCCAAGTTCCACCTGTATCTGGATTGCCAGTCAGTTGCGCGAACAAATCATTACTATCAAAAGTATCGCCTACACAAATATTCAGTGTACCATCGATTCCAGCATATGGTTGTGCTTGTTCTACAACGGTTACGATACTTTCATCATCTATTGTACAGGGTGATGTCGCTGCCACAGTATACGTATGCGTGCCATCGTTATTGTCCACCCAAGTTCCTCCAGTGTCTGGATTTCCCGTTAACTGTGCAAAAAGGTCTGCGTTGGTGAATGTCTCGCCTTCACAAATGTTCAATGTTCCGTCGATTCCCGCATTTGGTTGCGCCTGCTCTACAACGGTTACGATACTTTCATCATCTACTGCACATGGAGCTGTCGCTGCTACTGTATACGTGTGAGTTCCGTCGCCATTGTCCGTCCACGTTCCACCGGTATCCGGGGAACCGGTCAACTGTGCGAACAAGTCTGCATTGGTGAATGTTTCGCCTTCACAAATGTTCAATGTTCCATCGATTCCTGCATTTGGTTGTGCCTGCTCGGTTACGGTTACGATACTTTCATCATCGGCTGTACATGGAGCTGTCGCTGATACTGTATACGTATGCGTGCCATCACCATTGTCAATCCATGTTCCGCCGGTATCGGGTGAACCGGTCAGTTGTGCGAACAAGTCCGCATTGGTGAATGTTTCACCTTCGCAAATATTCAATGTGCCATCACCCCCGGCATTTGGTTGTGCCTGCTCGGTTACGGTTACGATGCTTTCGTCATCTATTGTACAGGGTGATGTCGCTGCTACGGTATACGTATGAGTACCATTGCCATTGTCGACCCATGTTCCGCCCGTATCCGGGGAACCGGTCAGTTGCGCGAACAAGTCTGCATTGGTGAATGTTTCGCCTTCGCAAATATTCAATGTTCCATCGATTCCTGCATTTGGCTGTGCCTGCTCGGTTACGGTTACGATGCTTTCATCGTCTACAGTACATGGAGCAGTCGCTGCCACAGTGTACGTATGCGTGCCATTACCGTTGTCGACCCATGTTCCGCCCGTATCTGGATTACCTGTAAGCTGACCAAATAGATCATCATTGTCAAAAGTTGCTCCTTGACAGATATTCAATGTTCCATCACCTCCGGCATTTGGTTGAGCTTGCTCTACAACGTTTACGATACTTTCATCATCTACAGCACATGGAGCAGTCGCTGGCACTGTATACGTGTGGGTACCATCGCCATTATCGGTCCACGTTCCGCCGGTATCCGGGGAACCGGTCAATTGTGCGAACAGATCAGCATTCGAAAATGATTCACCCTGACAAATGTTTAATGTGCCATCACCTCCGGCATTTGGTGGCTCATGCTCAATTACTGTTACAATACTAGTAGCATTAACCGTACAAGGTGCAACAGCAGTTAAAGTATAGGTAAATGTATCATCAAAATTATTAGTCCAGGTTCCCCCGGTATCCGGAGCACCTGTTAAAGACGCAAAAAGATCTGCATTCTCAAAAGAATCCCCTAAACAAATGTTCAGGATCCCGTCGATACCAGCATTTGGACAAGTATACACTGTAATATTAACTGTCGCGTATTGTGTATAACCCCTTGCATCTGTTATTCCGTAAATAAATGAGTCGGCACCTATAAAGTCCGTACTTGGTGTATAAGAGAAGTAATCATCTTGAGGATCGGTAGCTGAACCGTTTTCGTTTAAGGAAACACTACCATTGGTGGGGGTACTGACAATAAATATAGCTCCTGAATTAGGACCATTACCTCCAAAATCATCATTATTGGTTACTAAAATATCAACTGAATTATTCTTTTCTACCGTAGCGGCATCATTTAAAGGAACAGGAAAAAAACTATCTGTAGTATCATTAAGTAAATTACCATCTGTATCATCACCATCATCTGAAATGTCATCTGTATCATCTGGACCGTATGGACTATCGGCAAAAACACTTACCTGATTGATTACTCCTCCTTCATTAATTTCATTTGTAGTCAATACATGGCCAGCAGTATAAGTCGCCACTTCATTTGGCAAAAGAGTTCCTTCTAAAGAACCCATTGTAGAAGATAAGAAATTTGGCGGGGTACTTAATGCTATACTATTTCCACTAGCATCTTTAAAAGTATCGGTTACATCAACATTCGTAACTTTTACGTTACCGGTATTTTCAATTTTTATAGTGTAATCCACTGAATCTCCAGCTTCTACAGGAGAACTAAAGTTATTTATTAAAGTTTTGGTAACTTCAATCTCAGGTTCTGCAATAATTAAGTTAGAAAGTACAAACTCCACTTCCTCGTTTAAACCTAAAAGACTACCAGCGAGGTTAACGTCCATATTAATGGATTGAACAGCTTCATCCATTTTCATTGTTCCTCCTCCTGTTCCTGTAGTGTTCCCATTACCACATTCACCACCATTACCACTAATTAGCGAACCTGTATCTACATTAAATTGGGTGTTAGTAAATTCAAAAATAGGACCATTACGACTAACATTTGACCATGTTCCATTAGTTGATGTAAAAACACCCGTACTAGAACCAGAAAGCAAAGGAAAAGGCAAAATACCATAGGTACCCACCCTATCCACATGAAGTAATGGACTTACAATATATACCGGATCACCGGTAGCCGCATCAAAAAAACGGAACTGCAAAGTACCAAAACGTAAAATAGAGTTTAACGAAACTTCTATTGAACGACTTCCAAATACATCAGGAGTAGGGTCTCCATAAGTAGCATCTGACGTACAACCCATAGTATCTTCACCTAAGATAGATACTCCTAATGAAGGTACTGCCTCTACCCTTACCGCACCATCTGAACTTAAAGATTCCCAAGTGACGGATAAGGGTTGTTGGGTCCAAGTAGTTGTCTGCTGTGAGTATAATGGTTGTATTCCCTGTATCAAAAGAAAAAGAACGGCTAGTCTTTTCCAAAAAGAATTAAGGTTAGAATATGAAGTAATAAGTTTGGTCATTGGCTAAAATAATCCATCCATATTTTTCAAGTTTGAATGGATATTAGTTCGTACGTAAACTAAAGGTAACAGTAGCCTAGTGCCCTATAAATAAATTGTTGTCAATACACCGAAAGTAAAGGTATACCAAGAGATAGCTGTGGCTTGCAAATGGCATTCTTCCCTATTTTTATACTTTACAGAACTTGTAGTAAAAAGATTACAGTTGTTTGAATTTGCAATTTAGCATAAGAAAATTGACCGGGTTTATTAGAAAACCTATAACCCAATTCCGGTTAAACCTATATGCACATTAAAGTAATTCTTAGTTAAAGCAACCCCATTTAATAATCAATTTTTCACTTTAATAGACTTGCAAAATTAAAGGCGGCATTTACAAGATTGTCCCTACTCTGCTCCATAGCTTGATTTAAAGTAGAAATGCCTCTTACAATCGATGCCACATAATTTAACCCGAATTTTTGTTGTTGTGCAACGCTAATACTTACCGAGCCACAGAGTGCGGCAACGGGTATATTCTTGGATTTGGCAGATTTTACTACCCCATCTATGGTCTTGCCAGAAAGCGTTTGCTCATCTAACTGACCTTCGCCGGTAATGATCCAATCTGCTCCTTCAATAGCATTATCAAAATCTGCCAATTCCTTGACCAAATTATTCCCAGAAATTAATTCTCCGTTCAGAAAAATAAGGGCGCCACCACCAACACCACCTGCTGCACCGGAGCCACTTACTTTCTGTAAATCGATTTCATAACGATTCTTGATAATTTCTGCAAAGTTGCACAAACCCTGATTTAGAAATATAATCTCATTTTCAGAAGCACCTTTTTGTGCCCCATAAATATAAGCGGCACCTTGTAGCCCATAAAAAGGATTGGTGACATCACATGCGACTTTTACTTTTACCCCATCTAACCTATGATGCTTGTTGGAATCGTCTATAGTTTTCACCTTTGAAAGATGTTTCCCTATCGGGGATAACTCCAGTCCTTTTTCATCCAAAAAGCGAAAACCTAACGCATTTGCCATGCCCATACCACCGTCATTGGTAGCACTACCGCCAATACCTAAAATAATTTCTGTTGCTCCTTTTTCAAGCGCATCATAAATTAATTCGCCTGTTCCAGATGTTGTCGTTTCCATGCAGTCAAACTCATCTACATTCAACAATTTCAATCCTGATGCTTCAGCCATCTCTATGTAGGCAATCTTTGTTTCATCAGAATATAAATAAGAAGCATTTATAGGTCTAAAAAGAGGATCGTTTACAGTAATGGTTACCGTTTCTCCTTTTATATAATGTTTAGCGACTTCCATGGTACCATCACCACCATCTGCTAAAGGCTTTTTCAAAATTTCGGCATCCTTGAACACCATTAGGAGTCCTTCCTCTACGGCATCACAAAATTCGAAACCGGTTAGTGAGCCTTTAAACTTATCTGGTGCTATTACAAATTTCATTGCTATAAGATTAATTCAAAATATTTGGTAATGCAACACTAAAAGCAACTATTGCTACAAAGTATGCCAACAATATTACCACTTCTTTTTTACCGGAATAATATTCAACCTTTAACCCTTCATTTACCCTTCTTTTAACCGTGTAGCTTACCCCAATCGCAACCAATACAGTAACTATACACCCCAGTGCATTCCACCAGAACCAAAAGATCTGAGGCACATATAGCCATAGGTAAACATTGAACAATACCCCAACAACTATACCGATATTGGCACCAAGAGCATGAGTTTTCTTGGTAAGTATTGCCAAAATAAAAGCTGCCAAAATTGGACCATAGAAAACAGAACTTATTTTATTGATGACTTCTATGACCGTGCCTTCTATATTGCCTGCAAAAAATGCAAAAAACAAACAGACCAGACCCCAAAAAATAGACAGTAACTTTGAATAGGTCATGTATTTTTTATCTGGCATATTAGGGTTGAATCTTTTTACGAAGTCTTCCATAGTTACGGCAGATAAGGAGTTTACCGTAGAACTCAAGGTAGACATAGCTGCTGACATGATAGCTACGATCAAAATACCGATTACCCCATTTGGCAAATACTTAATTATAAAGACCGGCACCATTAAATCTGCCTTTTTCCCTTGTAATGAAGTTATATTGGCTTGGTACACGGTTTCCATCTGTTCTTGAAAACTAACATCTTGCAACAGCAACGTACCCAACACAAGCCCCATAATGCAATAGGTCAATGTAAACGGAAAACGCAATAATCCGTTTGCCATCATCAGTTTTTTAAGGTTAGACATGCTACTTGAAGATAACAACCGTTGCGATTGGGTTTGATCAGTACCGTAATAAGAAGCGTACAAAAAGAATCCACCAATGACCATGGGCCAAAATCCAAATTCATCATTACCATCTGCATTGTTAAAACCCCATTTGTTAAAATCTACCGCTGTAATTCTATCAGTATCCACATGGGTAAGAAAATTATCTATTCCACCAAGCTCACTAAAACCAAAGTACAAGCATATAATAATGCCAATAAAAAGGATACTCATTTGAATGACATCGCCCCATATAACTGCCTTCATACCACCTTGAAAAGAGTAGACCATGGTAATGAGTCCGATAATTAAAATGGAAATCCAAAAATCCAATCCAATAGTGGCCTGTAAAATTAAGGCCATAGTATATACCATAACCCCTGTAGCTACAGACCTGCTTATTTGAAAAACGAAACTTATTAATAAACGCGATGAAGAATCAAATCTTTTCTCTAAATATTCATATACGCTAACAATACCTGATTTATACAGTGTTGGTAATACTGCAATAAGCAAAAATGCCATTGCCAATGGTACACCAAACTCATACGTTAGCCACTGCATACCCCCACCATCTTTTAAACCGACGAAAGCAGGAGCCGAGATAAAACTTATGGCAGACAATTGGGTTGCCATTGCCGATAAGCTTAATGGCAGCCATGATGTTTTACGACCACCCAAAAAGTAATCGCCACCAGAGTTGTTTTCCTTGAACATAAAGCCCAAACCTAAAAACCCTGCTAAATAAACAACAATAATGATATAGTCAACGTAGTTCATACCTTAGTTTCTATTTTTTTTGATTAAAAAGCCAACCATAACAATACCGAATATGTAGAATACAATTAAAAAGTAATCAATATAATTCATAACACATCAGTTTTAATCGGTATTCACCATATCAATATATAAAGCGGCGCTCCAAGAGAAATTATTCCCGCCGTATCCCGTCTGATTTTTATCTCCGGTATCTCGTCTACAGTCAAAATATTCGTAAAAATCGTACTGCTGGATCAGTTCTAAACTGTCTATTTTAATCCGTTCTGCTAGATCTGTGTAACCGTTACTTCTTAGCCCACGAAAAAGCATCCAGTTCATATTGATCCACACAGGACCTCTCCAATATTTTCTAGGATTAAAACGATCATCAGTAGGATCAAACGATGCACATAGGTATTTATCTTCTCCACCGAACTTCTCCATCATTGTTTTCACTAAAACCTGAGCTCTTTCTTCAGATGGAATATGTGCGAACAAAGGTGAAAAAGACGATGAGGTAATGTGGCGAATAGGTTTCTCGTTTCTTAAATCATAATGTACATATGCCCCTAATACCGCATCGAACAACTTATCATTGAAACTTTTAATACTTTTTAATTGCCATTGAGATAGAGTTGCAATTTTATCTTCATGACCCCCGATCAATTCATATAATTCAATTAACGCCTGATTAGATTTTATAAGCATTGCATTGAACAATGGATCTTGAACCAAAAAGGGGGAAAACTCGGCAATTTTAGCATCATTATAATTGTGCTGTTTGGCAATATTGATAAGGTGCAGATAATGATCATACTCCCTTTTGGTAGGGCGCTGGGAAGCATCTACATGCGTAGTATCTTTTCTAACAAATGTATATTCCGGCGGATCCATCATTTTCCAGATATCATCCCATACAGGGGAGTTGTCCGTACCAGATTCCCAGTTGTGATAAATGTAGACCAACCCTTCATCTTTTGGGTCTCTATTTTCGTAGAAATACACGTGATTGTTAAAAACCTTATCGATCTCTTCTTTGATGAAGTGCAACATATCATCCTTATCTTCTGCAATACGATACATTTCTTGTAACACAAAACCGGAAACCGGTGGTTGTGTCATACCAGTAGACCTATATTTTTTTGATGATAAAGGATGCAATTCAGATTGGTGAAAATCTGCCCCAGGGAAATAGGAATCGTTCTCCGTATGAAAAACGATATGCGGTATAAATCCGTTTTCCCACTGTGCATCAAGCAAGGTTCTCATTTCGGTTTTGGCTTTTTCTACGTCATAATGAGCAAAACCGATAGCTATAAAACCTGAATCCCACTTCCATTGAAAAGGATACAGCCCTGCACTAGGTATTGTAAATCCACCTTCTTGAAAATTTGCATCCAAGATTGCAATAGCCTTCTTATATAATTCTTTCTTCATATTATCTTGTAAATCACCTTGGGACTAGCCCACTAGGCTTTGAATTAAAAACACAATTATTATGTTGACGCAAGCGTCAGAGCATATAAATCTGGATTATCGAGTAAAAAACACATTGGCAACTCCTATTATCGCCAATGTGCTCATCAATTAAACTTAAACTAACAACACAAATTTTTAGAAATTGAAAGTAGCCGTTACAAACAATCTTCTAGGTAAAATTGGTCTACCTACAAAGAATTGTGATTCTGTTTGACCTGCTGAACCTGCTCTTGGATTCCCCTCCGTAATTCCGTCACTATCAAATAAATTAAAGACCGATACCCCCAAACGAACCGAATTATTGTTATCCTCTTTTGAGAATGTGTAACCGGCACCTAACCTACCAATGGTTATGGCATCTAATTCTATATTATTGGTATCATCGGTGAATTTTGACCCTGTGTAGTTGAAACCGAAATTGGCATCAAAAGCAGTATTGTCATAATACAGTCCCAATCCGCCCAACAAGTTTGGCTGTCTGGCCAATTCATTACCAACGTTAGCTTCTGTAGATGTACCGTTTACCAAATCAAAATCCGTATTTTTTGTAATCTCATGGTTTTGGTAAGTTGCATTACCACGTAGATTTAGATATTGTGCAAGGCTATAATCCCAAGTTGCCTCTATACCTATAGTTCTTGTGTTTTGCTCAGCTCTTGTTTCATCTATTAATTGACCCCCAACAATTGCCTGCCTAATGGAAATACGATCTTTAAGACCTACGTAATACCCTGCCACCGAACCAGAGAATTTTTGGTTTCCGAATTTGGCACCAGCTTCAAACTGAATAATGTTCTCAGCATCGTACGGACTTTCAGAAATACCTGCTACCGGAGCAAAACCTCTTAGTTGAGGAAAAAAGTATCCTTTAGAAAAGTTTGCGTATAGATTGGTAGTTTCGGTTAACTCATAAAGACCTGCAAGTGATAGCGCCCAAGCATTTGCATTTACTTCTGTTCTTAAGAACGTACCATCTGCAGTTTGCACGTCACTTAACTCAGCTGTAAGTTCCGGATCGGCATATACCGTTTCGCTCATAATACCACCACGGCTATTGATACCATCTGTATGTTCCCATCTAAAACCAACATCAAAACGCCATCTATCTAAAATCATCTCATCGGTAATATATAATGCTAATCTATTTTGAGAAAGATAGTTATTGGCAGTTTGACCAATACGGTTATATAAACCGCCTTGAGAATACACTACATTATTTCCACTGGCATCGGTATAATTTAAGTTTACCAATTGAGGGTTATTATTGAACTCTGTCAACACTCTATATTGATAATTTACATCTTCTGCTTCTGTACGGGCTAAATAAGAACCTACGGTTATGTTATGGTCACCACCATTTGCTGTTTCAATAGATTTAGTAAGGTTGATCTCACCAGAATAATCTGTCATTGGACGTAAACGATCCACATGCAAATTATCTATTACCAAGTCGTTACCGTTAATTTGAGCACCTGACCCACTTTGGTAAGCAGCAGTATATCCTAAATTACCAGGAGCGATACTTTCTACATAATTATCTAATGTTATCGGGTTTCCGTTTGTTCCATTTCCTCCTACATACAAGGCAAAGTTGTGCTTGTAATTTGCATATTTAATTTTGGAGGTCAATTTAAGGTCGTCTTCAAATCTGTAATTGAAATCACCCATAAGGTAACCACCAGAAGTAGCAACACCATCTGAAATAGGACTATTATAGGTTCCACCTGGTGTGTTGAACGAGGTATTTGCCAAATCACCGGATAACAATTGCTCAACCGGGTCACCATCATTACCGTTTATACGTTCTCTACTACCACCACTTAATGGAATTGGAAGGTAAAATTGAGCTTTGTCGTCAATAAACTGTCCGCTTAAGGTAAAAGAACCATTATCGAATTTCTTTTTAATATTACCTCTAAACTGAACACCTTTTGTTGGTAGACCTACATCAATAGGACCTCTATCATGACGAACAAAACCAGTAAAAGCGTAATACGTGTTAGAATCTTCACCACCTAGTTGACCACCGGAATAGAAGTCCGTTTTTATTCTACCTTGGTTGGCCACTTCAATATTAATAATGTTACCAGGGTTTGTATCGCCCGTTTTACTTGTGTAGTTAATAATACCGGCAACAGAACCTGCACCATATAATACAGCTGCACCACCACGAACAAATTCAACACCTTTAAAACCTATATCTGGTCTTGCATAGACATCATGCGCAGAAGAATTTAGTCCGAAAGAACTAATTAAAGGCATACCGTCATATTGTAGCGGGTTAAAAACATACTGACCACCGGAAGGCAAACCTCTAACGAATATATTACTCGCCGTTTCACCACCACCACCTTCAGCGGTAATACCTGGGACACTTCTAAGAATATCTGCCTGACTGTTGGCAGATAGCTTAGTTATTTCTTTCATTTTTACAGAACTGATAGATAAAGGAGCCTGTTTTTGAGAACGAAATGTACTTGATGCGGTTAAAACTACCTCATCTAATAACTGACCACCTTCTTGAAGCACGACATTTACCGTTTGTGTAGTACCATTTAAGGTCAAAGATTTATCTACCGAAGTAAAACCGATATATGATATACGTAATATTTGTTCACCTGTAAGGTCTGTTGAAAAAGAAAAATTACCATCAAAATCTGATGTTGTACCCGAAGTGCTACCTACTATTAAAATATTTGCACCGGGAATAGGGTCTCCTAAATTGTCCGTTACGGTTCCAGAAATATCAGTCTGTGCAAAGGAGCTTGCACTGATAAGAAGTCCGATTACCGCAAAAATAATTTTCTTCATAATGTTTGAGTTTTTTTAAGTTGAGTCGATTTAAATTATCAAATCGTTGATTATGAAGCCAAATTATATGAATACAGCATTCTATTAACTAAAAATTAACGAATTACCAATGCAAACGTTTGCGCAAACGTTTGCAATTTAATTTGTAATATTGTTATTCTTTGAATTCCATATAATTTACTCATTTTCAATCATGAGCAAAAAAAGAAATACCACATTAAAAGAACTTTCTAAAGAATTGAGTTTATCAATTTCAACAGTTTCAAGGGCACTGAACGACCACCCGGATATTAGTCTAGCAACCAAAGAGAGAGTCAAAAAACTAGCCAAACAAATGAATTATGTACCTAATTTATTTGCCAGAGGCTTCCGTTCAAGAGAAACACACATACTAGGTGTTATTGTACCCAACATCTCGCACCTATTTACTTCTACCATTATAAAAGGAATTATTGAGGAAGCTGAATTAAGGGGGTACAGAGTAATTATCTCAGAATCTAATAATGACGACGCCAAACAAGTAGAAATGTTAAACACCATGACCCAGTTTGGAGTTGACGGAGTGCTAATGTCATTGGCCAGAAAGACAAAAGATGTAGAAGAAGTATTAAAGGTTTTAAATAGAATACCTATTGTATTATTTGACAAGGTATCAAGTAAAATACCTTGCACCCAAGTTGTTATCAATGAAGAAGAAGCTGCTTTTAACGCTGTTGAACATTTAATAGAACTTGGCAAGAAACGAATAGCCATTATTAAAGAAACCGAAAACTCATACAACTCAGAAAAGAGATTTGCCGGCTATTTGCGTGCTTTAAACCAATATAAAATACCCGTACGGGACAAGTTGATTTTAAGCACAGAAGATATTTCATTAGGCAATGGAAGGCGGTTGGCCAATATTCTCATTAGTATGAAAAAACGTCCAGATGCCATTTTTGCCATTACCGATAATGCTGCAATTGGTGCTATAAAGGCATTACATAAATTTAAGATCAAAATACCTGATGAAATTGCAGTGGTAGGTTTTAGCAACTCTATCAACTCAACCATCATCAGTCCGGCTTTGACCACTGTTGACCAACCTGGCGACAAGATCGGTAGAACAGCAGTTCGGTTTCTAATTCAAGAAATAGAAAGTCAACCCAACGAAGTACATACCAAAACTGTTGAGATAAAGACCAGTTTGATCGTTAGGGATTCCTCACTAAAAGCTTAAAGTACGACCACTTATTATAACGGAATATTGCCATGCTTTTTCTTTGGCAAGACCGCCACTTTATTTTCAAGCAAGGTATAGGCTTTTATGAGTTTCCTCCTGGTGTCTTTAGGAAGAATAACCTCATCTATAAATCCTCTTTGTGCAGCACTATAGGGGTTGGCAAATAATTTTGCATATTCCGCCTCCTTTTCCGCCAATTTTGCTTCTGGGTCATCAGCAGCGTTTATTTCCTTCCTAAAAATGATCTCACTTGCACCTTTGGCTCCCATAACGGCAATTTCCGCTCCAGGCCACGCATAATTTAGATCAGCACCAATATGTTTGGAGTTCATAACATCATACGCACCGCCGTATGCTTT
The sequence above is a segment of the Maribacter dokdonensis DSW-8 genome. Coding sequences within it:
- a CDS encoding DUF7507 domain-containing protein, producing MTKLITSYSNLNSFWKRLAVLFLLIQGIQPLYSQQTTTWTQQPLSVTWESLSSDGAVRVEAVPSLGVSILGEDTMGCTSDATYGDPTPDVFGSRSIEVSLNSILRFGTLQFRFFDAATGDPVYIVSPLLHVDRVGTYGILPFPLLSGSSTGVFTSTNGTWSNVSRNGPIFEFTNTQFNVDTGSLISGNGGECGNGNTTGTGGGTMKMDEAVQSINMDVNLAGSLLGLNEEVEFVLSNLIIAEPEIEVTKTLINNFSSPVEAGDSVDYTIKIENTGNVKVTNVDVTDTFKDASGNSIALSTPPNFLSSTMGSLEGTLLPNEVATYTAGHVLTTNEINEGGVINQVSVFADSPYGPDDTDDISDDGDDTDGNLLNDTTDSFFPVPLNDAATVEKNNSVDILVTNNDDFGGNGPNSGAIFIVSTPTNGSVSLNENGSATDPQDDYFSYTPSTDFIGADSFIYGITDARGYTQYATVNITVYTCPNAGIDGILNICLGDSFENADLFASLTGAPDTGGTWTNNFDDTFTYTLTAVAPCTVNATSIVTVIEHEPPNAGGDGTLNICQGESFSNADLFAQLTGSPDTGGTWTDNGDGTHTYTVPATAPCAVDDESIVNVVEQAQPNAGGDGTLNICQGATFDNDDLFGQLTGNPDTGGTWVDNGNGTHTYTVAATAPCTVDDESIVTVTEQAQPNAGIDGTLNICEGETFTNADLFAQLTGSPDTGGTWVDNGNGTHTYTVAATSPCTIDDESIVTVTEQAQPNAGGDGTLNICEGETFTNADLFAQLTGSPDTGGTWIDNGDGTHTYTVSATAPCTADDESIVTVTEQAQPNAGIDGTLNICEGETFTNADLFAQLTGSPDTGGTWTDNGDGTHTYTVAATAPCAVDDESIVTVVEQAQPNAGIDGTLNICEGETFTNADLFAQLTGNPDTGGTWVDNNDGTHTYTVAATSPCTIDDESIVTVVEQAQPYAGIDGTLNICVGDTFDSNDLFAQLTGNPDTGGTWVDNGDGTHTYTVSATSPCTVDDESIVTIVEQAQPNAGGGGTLNICEGATFTNADLFAQLTGSPDTGGTWTDNGNGTHTYTVVATVPCTVDDESIVTVTEQAQPNAGIDGTLNICVGDTFDNNDLFAQLTGNPDTGGTWVDNGNGTHTYTVSATSPCTVDDESIVTVTEQAQPNAGIDGTLNICEGETFTNADLFAQLTGSPDTGGTWTDNGDSTHTYTVAATAPCAVDDESIVTVVEQAQPNAGIDGTLNICQGETFTNANLFAQLTGSPDTGGTWTDNGDSTHTYTVAATAPCTVDDESIVTVVEQAQPNAGGDGTLNICEGETFTNA
- a CDS encoding glycerate kinase, with translation MKFVIAPDKFKGSLTGFEFCDAVEEGLLMVFKDAEILKKPLADGGDGTMEVAKHYIKGETVTITVNDPLFRPINASYLYSDETKIAYIEMAEASGLKLLNVDEFDCMETTTSGTGELIYDALEKGATEIILGIGGSATNDGGMGMANALGFRFLDEKGLELSPIGKHLSKVKTIDDSNKHHRLDGVKVKVACDVTNPFYGLQGAAYIYGAQKGASENEIIFLNQGLCNFAEIIKNRYEIDLQKVSGSGAAGGVGGGALIFLNGELISGNNLVKELADFDNAIEGADWIITGEGQLDEQTLSGKTIDGVVKSAKSKNIPVAALCGSVSISVAQQQKFGLNYVASIVRGISTLNQAMEQSRDNLVNAAFNFASLLK
- a CDS encoding sodium:solute symporter, which encodes MNYVDYIIIVVYLAGFLGLGFMFKENNSGGDYFLGGRKTSWLPLSLSAMATQLSAISFISAPAFVGLKDGGGMQWLTYEFGVPLAMAFLLIAVLPTLYKSGIVSVYEYLEKRFDSSSRLLISFVFQISRSVATGVMVYTMALILQATIGLDFWISILIIGLITMVYSFQGGMKAVIWGDVIQMSILFIGIIICLYFGFSELGGIDNFLTHVDTDRITAVDFNKWGFNNADGNDEFGFWPMVIGGFFLYASYYGTDQTQSQRLLSSSSMSNLKKLMMANGLLRFPFTLTYCIMGLVLGTLLLQDVSFQEQMETVYQANITSLQGKKADLMVPVFIIKYLPNGVIGILIVAIMSAAMSTLSSTVNSLSAVTMEDFVKRFNPNMPDKKYMTYSKLLSIFWGLVCLFFAFFAGNIEGTVIEVINKISSVFYGPILAAFILAILTKKTHALGANIGIVVGVLFNVYLWLYVPQIFWFWWNALGCIVTVLVAIGVSYTVKRRVNEGLKVEYYSGKKEVVILLAYFVAIVAFSVALPNILN
- a CDS encoding MGH1-like glycoside hydrolase domain-containing protein, which encodes MKKELYKKAIAILDANFQEGGFTIPSAGLYPFQWKWDSGFIAIGFAHYDVEKAKTEMRTLLDAQWENGFIPHIVFHTENDSYFPGADFHQSELHPLSSKKYRSTGMTQPPVSGFVLQEMYRIAEDKDDMLHFIKEEIDKVFNNHVYFYENRDPKDEGLVYIYHNWESGTDNSPVWDDIWKMMDPPEYTFVRKDTTHVDASQRPTKREYDHYLHLINIAKQHNYNDAKIAEFSPFLVQDPLFNAMLIKSNQALIELYELIGGHEDKIATLSQWQLKSIKSFNDKLFDAVLGAYVHYDLRNEKPIRHITSSSFSPLFAHIPSEERAQVLVKTMMEKFGGEDKYLCASFDPTDDRFNPRKYWRGPVWINMNWMLFRGLRSNGYTDLAERIKIDSLELIQQYDFYEYFDCRRDTGDKNQTGYGGNNFSWSAALYIDMVNTD
- a CDS encoding TonB-dependent receptor, with amino-acid sequence MKKIIFAVIGLLISASSFAQTDISGTVTDNLGDPIPGANILIVGSTSGTTSDFDGNFSFSTDLTGEQILRISYIGFTSVDKSLTLNGTTQTVNVVLQEGGQLLDEVVLTASSTFRSQKQAPLSISSVKMKEITKLSANSQADILRSVPGITAEGGGGETASNIFVRGLPSGGQYVFNPLQYDGMPLISSFGLNSSAHDVYARPDIGFKGVEFVRGGAAVLYGAGSVAGIINYTSKTGDTNPGNIINIEVANQGRIKTDFYSGGQLGGEDSNTYYAFTGFVRHDRGPIDVGLPTKGVQFRGNIKKKFDNGSFTLSGQFIDDKAQFYLPIPLSGGSRERINGNDGDPVEQLLSGDLANTSFNTPGGTYNSPISDGVATSGGYLMGDFNYRFEDDLKLTSKIKYANYKHNFALYVGGNGTNGNPITLDNYVESIAPGNLGYTAAYQSGSGAQINGNDLVIDNLHVDRLRPMTDYSGEINLTKSIETANGGDHNITVGSYLARTEAEDVNYQYRVLTEFNNNPQLVNLNYTDASGNNVVYSQGGLYNRIGQTANNYLSQNRLALYITDEMILDRWRFDVGFRWEHTDGINSRGGIMSETVYADPELTAELSDVQTADGTFLRTEVNANAWALSLAGLYELTETTNLYANFSKGYFFPQLRGFAPVAGISESPYDAENIIQFEAGAKFGNQKFSGSVAGYYVGLKDRISIRQAIVGGQLIDETRAEQNTRTIGIEATWDYSLAQYLNLRGNATYQNHEITKNTDFDLVNGTSTEANVGNELARQPNLLGGLGLYYDNTAFDANFGFNYTGSKFTDDTNNIELDAITIGRLGAGYTFSKEDNNNSVRLGVSVFNLFDSDGITEGNPRAGSAGQTESQFFVGRPILPRRLFVTATFNF